From one Nocardioides yefusunii genomic stretch:
- the rpmI gene encoding 50S ribosomal protein L35, producing the protein MPKNKSHSGAGKRFRVTGSGKILREKAGKRHNLEKKSSKVTRRLTGTVEVAKADVPRAKKLLGR; encoded by the coding sequence ATGCCGAAGAACAAGAGCCACTCCGGTGCCGGCAAGCGCTTCCGCGTGACCGGTTCGGGCAAGATCCTTCGCGAGAAGGCCGGCAAGCGCCACAACCTTGAGAAGAAGTCCTCCAAGGTCACCCGTCGCCTCACCGGCACCGTCGAGGTTGCCAAGGCTGACGTGCCCCGCGCCAAGAAGCTTCTCGGTCGCTGA
- a CDS encoding 4-amino-4-deoxy-L-arabinose transferase: MAALPHPSPGDRPLVVAIDGPSGSGKSTAAEAVQALVPGAVVIHLDDLLDGWTGVESAVDAVATQVLSRLGERRVLQHRRYDWHRGHFTTPAVVPVADVVLVEGVGAGARRLQRHVDLMVWVDADATTRRDRALARDGDDYAPWFETWATQERAHHEREQTRRRADLTFWT; encoded by the coding sequence GTGGCTGCGCTTCCTCACCCCTCCCCCGGTGACCGACCGCTCGTCGTGGCCATCGACGGCCCGTCAGGCTCGGGGAAGTCGACGGCGGCCGAGGCCGTGCAGGCTCTGGTTCCCGGGGCGGTCGTCATCCATCTCGACGACCTCCTCGACGGCTGGACCGGGGTGGAGTCAGCCGTGGACGCGGTGGCCACTCAGGTCCTGTCCCGACTCGGCGAGCGCCGCGTGCTGCAGCACCGGCGCTACGACTGGCACCGCGGGCACTTCACGACGCCGGCGGTCGTGCCGGTCGCTGACGTCGTGCTGGTCGAAGGAGTGGGCGCCGGTGCAAGGCGCCTCCAGCGCCACGTGGACCTGATGGTCTGGGTGGACGCCGACGCGACCACCCGCCGCGACCGGGCCCTGGCCCGCGACGGCGACGACTACGCGCCGTGGTTCGAGACGTGGGCGACCCAGGAACGTGCCCACCACGAACGGGAGCAGACACGACGAAGGGCCGACCTCACGTTCTGGACGTGA
- a CDS encoding amino acid deaminase/aldolase, whose translation MSSTRVHLGLQARNTLWQRLDRAVAAHPEPLGSPTAVVDLDAFDANAADLVRRAGGTPIRVASKSLRVPALIERALALPGFSGVLGFTLAEALHLVETGVSDDVVVAYPTVDRRALAALLTSPTALAAVTLMVDDVAHLDLIDAVRSSLDAVDADAARTPVRLCLDVDAGLHLGSGVVGPRRSPVRSASIAADLAAEIATRPGFRLVGVMTYEGQVAGLADARRDIRSVAIRGIKRASVRQLASRRREVLHSVLAATGLTSLEFFNAGGSGSLETSAGDPSVTEVTAGSGLLVPGIFDHYRSFAPRPAAFFGLPVTRRPAPDTVTVHGGGLIASGPTGADRSPLPWAPPGLDLIGTEGAGEVQTPLVGSPASSLQVGDLVWFRHAKSGELFEHVRDVHLVTGDRIVETVPSYRGQGQAF comes from the coding sequence ATGAGCAGCACCCGCGTCCACCTCGGACTGCAGGCACGCAACACGCTGTGGCAGCGACTCGACCGCGCGGTCGCAGCCCACCCCGAGCCACTCGGCTCCCCCACTGCCGTCGTCGACCTCGACGCCTTCGACGCCAACGCCGCCGATCTGGTCCGTCGCGCCGGCGGCACCCCGATCAGGGTCGCCTCGAAGTCCCTGCGTGTCCCGGCACTGATCGAGCGAGCACTGGCCCTGCCCGGCTTCTCCGGCGTCCTGGGGTTCACGCTCGCAGAGGCGTTGCACCTGGTGGAGACCGGCGTCAGCGACGACGTCGTCGTCGCCTACCCGACGGTCGACCGTCGCGCCCTCGCTGCCCTGCTGACCTCCCCGACAGCTCTGGCCGCAGTCACCCTGATGGTGGACGACGTGGCCCACCTCGACCTGATCGACGCCGTCAGGAGCAGCCTCGACGCAGTTGATGCCGACGCCGCCCGGACTCCGGTGCGCCTCTGCCTCGACGTCGACGCCGGCCTGCACCTGGGCTCCGGCGTCGTCGGCCCCCGTCGCTCGCCCGTCCGGTCGGCCTCGATCGCTGCCGATCTGGCTGCCGAGATCGCCACGCGTCCCGGCTTCCGCCTCGTCGGCGTCATGACGTACGAGGGCCAGGTCGCTGGCCTTGCCGACGCTCGCCGCGACATCCGTTCGGTCGCGATCCGTGGGATCAAGCGGGCCTCCGTCCGCCAGCTCGCGTCGCGCCGGCGCGAGGTCCTCCATTCCGTGCTCGCAGCCACGGGCCTGACGTCCTTGGAGTTCTTCAACGCCGGTGGTTCCGGTTCGCTCGAGACGTCGGCCGGCGACCCGTCGGTGACCGAGGTGACCGCGGGTTCGGGCCTGCTGGTGCCGGGCATCTTCGACCACTACCGCTCCTTCGCGCCGCGACCTGCTGCGTTCTTCGGGCTCCCGGTCACGCGACGTCCTGCCCCCGACACCGTCACCGTGCACGGTGGCGGCCTGATCGCGTCGGGCCCGACCGGCGCGGACCGCTCGCCTCTGCCATGGGCTCCCCCGGGCCTGGACCTGATCGGTACCGAGGGTGCGGGCGAGGTGCAGACCCCGTTGGTCGGCTCCCCTGCGTCGTCGTTGCAGGTCGGCGATCTCGTCTGGTTCCGGCACGCGAAGTCGGGCGAACTCTTCGAGCACGTCCGCGACGTCCACCTCGTGACCGGAGACCGGATCGTGGAGACGGTGCCGAGCTACCGCGGGCAGGGTCAGGCGTTCTGA
- a CDS encoding DUF4153 domain-containing protein, whose product MSALSAVTSIKTKLGLLVAASVVVAAVVGAAGGVAQVSWWIVLPVTVLLALTVTQLLAAGMVAPLRDMTAAASAMSAGDLSRRVHTDNTDEVGQLARAFNRMAEDLAVVDAERRDLIATVSHELRTPVTAMTAQLENLADGVVEATPERIAQVLSAAERLGDLVSDLLTLSRLEAGVVDLAVIPVELKALVEQCAAEVRRSGRGAEVHVEFDDDLVVHADPARLRQVIINALDNAARHTLGDTPVRVLAGTDASGPDVGQPGAQPGVQPGVQLTWIEVRDGGAGVASHDRERVFERFGTDAGGGTGLGLAIARWVATLHGGTLAFVDPVEGESGARLRLELPALPATAGQNGATSPSRPLSVTAQAATDAPSGRTTAPAPGPLDGIWPSRDDRPRPGLLVATALVALCGAAWMTFHGPGLAWTAVLVAAGAVAWSASPHRRSPFTLTTSLLALGLVAVMAWSDNAALGLMGVIAASGVFLAGLTRARTFIGILVSGLAWPLSSLRGLPWFGRSLGVVGRAGALPGVARTVGLSLLALAVFVALFAGADPTFARWIDAFVPDLSLGDGVLRLFVGGFVFATTLAAVHLAVNPPDSDVFARVPVRAASRWEWLVPVLVVDAVFLLFLASQIRVVTAGDQWLRETAGMTYADYVHQGFGQLVVATLLTLVVVWAASRRASLRPQDRPWMLASCGLLGLAAIGVVATAVGRMRVYEDAYGHTVMRLLVTVFEGWLGVVLASVLLLGLLRRGAWVPRVALLSGAAALLTLLLVRPDAVVAQRNVDRFEATGELDVLHLSGLSRDAVPAVTRLPEPVALCVVELSDWGRGDFAVPTLADWNLTATRVDADLAALRENAVRTQGDQGSACGALPGGDDVVAGVATLQLTQQ is encoded by the coding sequence ATGAGCGCGCTCAGTGCCGTCACCTCGATCAAGACCAAGCTCGGGCTGCTCGTGGCGGCCTCCGTCGTCGTGGCTGCCGTGGTCGGTGCTGCGGGCGGGGTCGCCCAAGTGTCGTGGTGGATCGTCCTGCCGGTCACGGTGCTGCTGGCCCTCACCGTCACGCAGTTGCTCGCTGCCGGGATGGTGGCGCCGTTGCGCGACATGACGGCGGCCGCCTCCGCGATGTCGGCCGGCGACCTGAGTCGCCGCGTACACACCGACAACACCGACGAGGTGGGACAGCTCGCCCGGGCCTTCAACCGGATGGCCGAGGACCTCGCCGTCGTCGACGCCGAACGCCGCGACCTGATCGCCACGGTCTCCCACGAACTGCGCACCCCCGTCACGGCGATGACCGCCCAGCTGGAGAACCTCGCCGACGGTGTCGTCGAGGCCACCCCCGAGCGGATCGCGCAGGTGCTCAGCGCCGCCGAACGCCTCGGCGACCTCGTCTCCGACCTGCTGACCCTGTCGCGGCTCGAAGCCGGAGTCGTCGACCTCGCCGTCATCCCCGTGGAGCTCAAGGCACTCGTCGAGCAGTGCGCCGCCGAGGTGCGGCGTTCCGGACGGGGAGCCGAGGTCCACGTCGAGTTCGACGACGACCTCGTGGTGCACGCCGATCCGGCGCGTCTGCGCCAGGTGATCATCAACGCCCTCGACAACGCGGCCCGTCACACGCTCGGCGACACCCCGGTCCGGGTGCTCGCGGGCACGGACGCGAGTGGGCCGGACGTCGGACAACCAGGCGCACAGCCAGGTGTGCAGCCAGGTGTGCAGCTCACCTGGATCGAGGTGCGCGACGGTGGAGCGGGCGTGGCATCCCACGACCGCGAGCGCGTCTTCGAACGCTTCGGCACCGATGCCGGCGGCGGGACGGGTCTCGGACTCGCCATCGCCCGGTGGGTGGCGACCCTGCACGGTGGCACCCTCGCCTTCGTCGACCCCGTCGAGGGGGAGAGCGGTGCACGTCTGCGACTGGAGTTGCCCGCACTGCCAGCGACCGCAGGCCAGAACGGAGCGACGAGTCCCTCGCGCCCCCTGAGTGTCACTGCGCAGGCCGCGACCGATGCGCCGTCGGGGCGCACGACCGCACCAGCGCCAGGGCCTCTCGACGGCATCTGGCCCTCGCGCGACGACCGTCCCCGTCCGGGCCTGCTCGTCGCGACAGCGCTGGTCGCCCTGTGCGGAGCAGCCTGGATGACGTTCCACGGCCCAGGGTTGGCGTGGACGGCTGTGCTCGTCGCCGCCGGAGCCGTGGCGTGGTCGGCCTCCCCGCACCGTCGTTCCCCGTTCACGCTGACCACCTCGCTGCTCGCGCTCGGCCTCGTCGCGGTGATGGCGTGGAGTGACAACGCCGCACTGGGGCTGATGGGCGTGATCGCCGCCTCCGGGGTCTTCCTCGCAGGCCTCACCCGCGCCCGCACCTTCATCGGGATCCTGGTCTCGGGGCTGGCGTGGCCGCTCTCGTCGCTGCGTGGCCTGCCGTGGTTCGGCCGTTCCCTGGGCGTCGTCGGGCGGGCCGGTGCCCTGCCCGGGGTGGCCCGCACCGTCGGACTCTCGCTCCTCGCCCTGGCGGTCTTCGTCGCCCTCTTCGCCGGAGCTGACCCGACGTTCGCCCGCTGGATCGACGCCTTCGTCCCCGACCTCAGCCTCGGTGACGGCGTGCTGCGACTCTTCGTCGGCGGTTTCGTCTTCGCCACCACCCTGGCCGCCGTGCATCTCGCCGTGAACCCGCCCGACAGTGACGTCTTCGCCCGGGTCCCGGTCCGCGCCGCCAGCCGGTGGGAGTGGCTGGTCCCGGTGCTGGTGGTCGACGCCGTCTTCCTCCTCTTCCTCGCCTCCCAGATCAGGGTCGTCACTGCGGGGGACCAGTGGCTGCGCGAGACCGCCGGGATGACCTACGCCGACTACGTCCACCAGGGCTTCGGCCAGCTGGTGGTCGCCACCCTCCTCACCCTGGTGGTGGTCTGGGCAGCGTCACGTCGCGCGTCCCTGCGGCCACAGGACCGCCCCTGGATGCTCGCCTCCTGCGGGCTGCTGGGGCTGGCGGCCATCGGAGTCGTCGCCACGGCGGTGGGACGGATGCGGGTCTACGAGGACGCCTACGGCCACACCGTCATGCGGTTGTTGGTGACCGTCTTCGAGGGATGGCTCGGGGTGGTCCTGGCCTCCGTGCTCCTGCTCGGGTTGCTGCGACGCGGTGCGTGGGTGCCCAGAGTGGCACTGCTCAGTGGCGCGGCCGCCCTGCTCACGCTGCTCCTGGTCCGTCCCGACGCCGTCGTCGCCCAGCGCAACGTCGACCGGTTCGAGGCCACGGGTGAGCTCGACGTCCTCCACCTCTCCGGCCTGTCGCGCGACGCGGTCCCGGCCGTGACCAGGTTGCCCGAGCCGGTTGCGCTCTGCGTCGTCGAACTCTCCGACTGGGGCCGGGGTGACTTCGCCGTGCCGACGCTGGCTGACTGGAACCTGACGGCGACCCGGGTCGACGCCGACCTCGCTGCGCTCCGTGAGAACGCCGTGCGCACCCAGGGCGACCAGGGCTCGGCCTGCGGCGCGCTCCCGGGCGGGGACGATGTCGTGGCCGGGGTCGCGACCCTGCAGCTCACCCAGCAGTGA
- a CDS encoding SseB family protein: protein MSEPKREIDPNRFAGAEIIQSSFPDDDGTCAPALAAALTAYAQDRSVFPDVITALAPTRLLVPVVALLGEVDYDEKGLAHDKSSDMATVLVTGADGRQALIAFTSTEALHRWNPEARPVPVPAHVAALSAVQEKAAALVVDIAGPVPFVIQGTDLEPFAAQWQMVRVGEQSGWMRPAE from the coding sequence ATGAGCGAGCCGAAGCGCGAGATCGACCCGAACCGTTTTGCCGGAGCCGAGATCATCCAGTCGTCCTTCCCCGACGACGACGGCACCTGTGCCCCGGCCCTGGCGGCAGCCCTCACTGCCTACGCCCAGGACCGCAGCGTCTTCCCCGACGTGATCACCGCACTGGCGCCTACGCGTCTGCTGGTCCCGGTGGTCGCCCTCCTCGGTGAGGTCGACTACGACGAGAAGGGCCTGGCTCACGACAAGTCCTCCGACATGGCCACCGTCCTGGTCACCGGCGCGGACGGCCGTCAGGCGTTGATCGCGTTCACCTCCACCGAGGCGCTGCACCGCTGGAACCCCGAGGCCCGCCCGGTGCCCGTGCCCGCGCACGTGGCCGCGCTGAGTGCCGTGCAGGAGAAGGCGGCGGCGCTCGTCGTCGACATCGCCGGTCCGGTGCCGTTCGTGATCCAGGGGACCGACCTCGAGCCGTTCGCCGCCCAGTGGCAGATGGTCCGTGTCGGCGAACAGTCCGGATGGATGCGTCCGGCCGAGTGA
- a CDS encoding response regulator transcription factor: MTTPPPSQRTVLVVEDDRAISDALRDRLESEGYRVLQAFDGPDAVRTGVEARPDAVLLDVMLPGFDGHEVCRRLQAVWPVPVLMLTARDEESDVLVGLAVGADDYLTKPFRIREVVARLSALLRRVERAESLRREHTAPLDEDVLTAGDLKVDVARRVVEVLGEQVALTRTEFDLLAVLARDPGRVVTREQMIDEVWDWAEASTTRTVDSHVRGLRAKIGAARIRTVHGVGYALEPTGSAR, translated from the coding sequence ATGACCACACCACCTCCCAGCCAACGCACGGTCCTCGTCGTCGAGGACGACCGGGCAATCAGTGACGCCCTGCGCGACCGTCTCGAGTCCGAGGGCTATCGGGTCCTGCAGGCCTTCGACGGACCCGACGCGGTACGTACCGGCGTCGAGGCCAGGCCTGACGCGGTGCTGCTCGACGTCATGCTCCCCGGCTTCGACGGGCACGAGGTGTGCCGTCGGCTGCAGGCGGTGTGGCCGGTGCCGGTGCTGATGCTCACTGCCCGCGACGAGGAGTCCGACGTCCTGGTCGGGCTGGCCGTGGGGGCCGACGACTACCTCACCAAGCCGTTCCGGATCCGCGAGGTCGTGGCCCGGCTGTCCGCGCTGCTGCGCCGGGTCGAGCGTGCCGAGAGCTTGCGTCGTGAACACACCGCACCACTCGACGAGGACGTCCTGACGGCCGGTGACCTGAAGGTCGACGTCGCCCGTCGCGTGGTGGAGGTGTTGGGGGAGCAGGTCGCCCTGACGCGTACCGAGTTCGACCTCCTCGCCGTGCTGGCCCGGGACCCGGGGCGTGTGGTGACACGCGAGCAGATGATCGACGAGGTGTGGGACTGGGCCGAGGCCTCCACCACCCGCACGGTCGACAGTCACGTCCGGGGTCTGCGCGCCAAGATCGGTGCGGCCCGGATTCGCACCGTCCACGGTGTCGGGTACGCGCTGGAACCGACGGGTTCGGCGCGATGA
- a CDS encoding PH domain-containing protein, with the protein MPAASDSGSTAQPDARNTWRPLGVAIASGFFFAMLVIVCLVAWVGFGDEVRGQFTFAQRATLIGIGVGIGVILFGLCRSKVTVTDEGVVVVNGYRTYRHAWAEVESVHLKSGSPWASLRLVNGDRTQVMALQGSDGDRARAGVRAIRARLQSK; encoded by the coding sequence ATGCCTGCCGCCTCTGACAGCGGTTCGACCGCCCAGCCGGACGCCAGGAACACCTGGCGCCCGCTGGGCGTCGCGATCGCGAGCGGCTTCTTCTTCGCCATGCTCGTGATCGTCTGTCTGGTGGCCTGGGTCGGCTTCGGCGACGAGGTCCGTGGCCAGTTCACCTTCGCCCAGCGCGCCACCCTGATCGGGATCGGCGTCGGCATCGGTGTGATCCTGTTCGGCCTGTGCCGCTCCAAGGTCACCGTCACCGACGAGGGCGTCGTGGTGGTCAACGGCTACCGCACCTACCGTCACGCCTGGGCCGAGGTGGAGTCCGTCCACCTCAAGTCCGGTTCGCCGTGGGCGTCGCTGCGCCTCGTCAACGGTGACCGCACCCAGGTGATGGCTCTCCAGGGCTCCGACGGGGACCGTGCACGCGCCGGTGTCCGTGCGATCCGGGCTCGGCTGCAGAGCAAGTGA
- a CDS encoding PAS domain-containing sensor histidine kinase, whose protein sequence is MNADLFDSLPDGALVADCDGLVLAVNAAARQMLGDEARPGARLDDALTLVDNHGVDWCSVNLPYDGLGTRNGVPEQTWLLPDGREVLVTARIVRPTPSSPVEQVALSLRSGRGRARLDRERSDLVATVAHELRSPLTGVKGFVQVLLNRWDVLNDDQKKLMLATTLADAERLSRLIAELLDVARLDTGRLGLAVRPVDPDVLVRRVVDSVSASAASREFTVSTESSAQVLADPDKFTQVVTNLVENAVRHGDGTVRVSLSDVVAADQPMVRLVVSDEGDGIDEDLRRRVITKFWTTGTASGTGLGMYLAHGLTRAHGGDFMIGERDGGGAEIVVRWPAAPATSAAGAEQ, encoded by the coding sequence GTGAACGCCGATCTCTTCGACTCCCTCCCTGACGGGGCCCTGGTTGCGGACTGCGACGGTCTTGTCCTCGCGGTCAACGCCGCCGCGCGGCAGATGCTGGGGGACGAGGCGCGACCGGGCGCCCGCCTCGACGACGCCCTGACGTTGGTGGACAACCACGGCGTCGACTGGTGCTCGGTGAACCTGCCCTACGACGGCCTCGGGACGCGCAACGGGGTGCCGGAGCAGACCTGGCTCCTGCCGGACGGACGGGAGGTCCTGGTCACGGCGCGGATCGTTCGTCCGACTCCGTCCTCGCCGGTGGAACAGGTGGCGTTGAGTCTGCGCAGCGGTCGCGGGCGCGCCCGTCTGGACCGTGAGCGTTCCGACCTCGTGGCCACCGTCGCCCACGAACTGCGCTCGCCACTGACCGGGGTCAAGGGTTTCGTCCAGGTCCTCCTCAACCGCTGGGACGTCCTCAACGACGACCAGAAGAAACTCATGCTCGCCACGACGCTGGCCGACGCCGAACGGCTGTCCCGCCTGATCGCGGAACTGCTCGACGTCGCACGACTCGACACCGGGCGGTTGGGACTGGCCGTTCGGCCGGTCGACCCCGACGTGTTGGTGCGGCGTGTGGTGGACTCGGTCTCTGCCTCTGCCGCCTCTCGGGAGTTCACCGTCAGCACCGAGAGTTCGGCGCAGGTGCTCGCCGACCCCGACAAGTTCACCCAGGTCGTCACCAACCTCGTCGAGAACGCCGTACGTCACGGCGACGGCACCGTCCGGGTCAGCCTCTCCGACGTGGTCGCAGCCGACCAGCCGATGGTGAGACTCGTCGTGAGTGACGAGGGGGACGGCATCGACGAAGACCTGCGCCGTCGCGTCATCACGAAGTTCTGGACCACCGGCACCGCGTCGGGCACCGGACTGGGGATGTACCTGGCCCACGGCCTGACCCGGGCCCATGGAGGTGACTTCATGATCGGCGAGCGCGACGGCGGCGGCGCCGAGATCGTGGTGCGCTGGCCTGCAGCCCCTGCCACCTCCGCGGCAGGTGCGGAGCAGTGA
- the hisG gene encoding ATP phosphoribosyltransferase, whose amino-acid sequence MAQPTDAPLLRVAVPNKGALSAAASEILKDSGYRQRRDSKELAIIDVENGVEFFYLRPRDIALYVGSGTLDVGITGRDLLADSGASAIEIRDLGFGASRFHFAGPAGKYSSLDDLEGKRIATSYTGIVQAFLDERGINASVVRLDGAVETSIQLGVADVIADVVETGSTLRLAGLATFGEEILRSSAILVTREGAESHPGFETFRQRIEGVLLARSYVMMDYDIRSEHVQDAVALTPGIESPTVSPLHREGWVAVRAMVPRNGSQRLMDQLHDMGARGILLTAINACRL is encoded by the coding sequence ATGGCTCAGCCCACCGACGCCCCCCTGTTGCGCGTCGCCGTCCCCAACAAGGGCGCCCTGTCCGCTGCTGCGTCCGAGATCCTCAAGGACTCGGGCTACCGCCAGCGCCGCGACTCCAAGGAGCTCGCGATCATCGACGTCGAGAACGGCGTCGAGTTCTTCTACCTCCGTCCCCGTGACATCGCCCTGTACGTGGGCTCCGGCACGCTCGACGTCGGCATCACCGGTCGCGACCTGCTCGCCGACTCCGGTGCCTCCGCGATCGAGATCCGCGACCTCGGTTTCGGTGCCTCGCGCTTCCACTTCGCCGGCCCCGCTGGCAAGTACTCCTCGCTCGATGACCTCGAGGGCAAGCGCATCGCGACCTCGTACACCGGCATCGTCCAGGCGTTCCTCGACGAGCGCGGCATCAACGCCTCCGTCGTCCGCCTCGACGGCGCGGTCGAGACCTCGATCCAGCTCGGTGTCGCCGATGTCATCGCTGACGTCGTCGAGACCGGTTCGACGCTGCGCCTGGCCGGTCTGGCCACGTTCGGCGAGGAGATCCTGCGCTCCTCGGCCATCCTCGTCACCCGCGAGGGCGCCGAGAGCCACCCCGGTTTCGAGACGTTCCGTCAGCGCATCGAGGGCGTCCTGCTGGCTCGCTCGTACGTGATGATGGACTACGACATCCGCTCCGAGCACGTCCAGGACGCCGTCGCACTGACCCCGGGCATCGAGTCCCCGACGGTCTCCCCGCTGCACCGCGAGGGCTGGGTCGCCGTCCGCGCGATGGTTCCCCGCAACGGTTCGCAGCGCCTCATGGACCAGCTCCACGACATGGGTGCCCGCGGCATCCTGCTGACCGCGATCAATGCCTGCCGCCTCTGA
- a CDS encoding TrmH family RNA methyltransferase — protein sequence MNTPLSHANTRVKEARKLSRRSVRTERRLFLADGPKAVEGALTVPDCVVEVYATVKAADEYADLLADAPQVWLVEDRAMETLSDSVSPAGVVAVCRFLDVELADVLAGSPRLVSICADVRDPGNAGTVIRTSDAAGAAAVILAGNSVDPYNPKTVRATVGSLFHLPIVRVDDPAQAVAALQQAGLTVLAADGGGEDDLFTTDLEPATAWLFGNEAWGLPDELAAVADRRVSIPIHGRAESLNLATAAAVCLYASARAQR from the coding sequence GTGAACACTCCTCTGTCCCACGCGAACACGCGGGTCAAGGAGGCACGGAAGTTGAGCCGCCGCTCGGTGCGAACCGAGCGGCGGCTTTTCCTTGCCGACGGCCCGAAGGCCGTTGAGGGTGCCCTCACGGTGCCCGACTGCGTCGTCGAGGTCTACGCGACCGTCAAGGCCGCCGACGAGTACGCAGACCTCCTCGCCGACGCACCCCAGGTGTGGCTGGTGGAGGACCGCGCGATGGAGACCCTCTCGGACTCCGTCTCGCCTGCTGGCGTCGTGGCCGTGTGTCGGTTCCTCGACGTCGAGCTCGCTGACGTGCTGGCCGGCTCGCCGCGACTGGTGAGCATCTGCGCCGACGTGCGTGACCCCGGCAACGCCGGCACGGTCATCCGTACCTCTGACGCTGCCGGAGCGGCAGCCGTCATCCTGGCCGGCAACTCCGTCGACCCCTACAACCCCAAGACGGTGCGTGCCACCGTCGGGAGCCTCTTCCACCTACCGATCGTCCGCGTCGACGACCCGGCGCAGGCAGTGGCTGCCCTGCAGCAGGCCGGCCTGACCGTCCTGGCTGCAGACGGTGGCGGCGAGGACGACCTCTTCACCACCGACCTCGAGCCCGCCACGGCGTGGCTCTTCGGCAACGAGGCGTGGGGTCTTCCCGACGAGCTCGCTGCCGTGGCAGACCGTCGGGTCTCGATCCCGATCCACGGCCGCGCCGAGAGTCTGAACCTGGCCACGGCCGCAGCGGTGTGCCTCTACGCCTCCGCGCGCGCCCAGCGCTGA
- the rplT gene encoding 50S ribosomal protein L20 has product MARVKRAVNAHKKRRVILERAKGYRGQRSRLYRKAKEQVTHSLVYNYNDRRKNKGNFRKLWIQRINAASRANGMTYNRFIQGLGLAGIEVDRKILADLAVNDAPAFVALVEAAKAALPADVNAPKAS; this is encoded by the coding sequence ATGGCACGCGTCAAGCGCGCAGTAAACGCCCACAAGAAGCGTCGGGTCATTCTCGAGCGCGCCAAGGGTTACCGCGGCCAGCGTTCGCGCCTGTACCGCAAGGCCAAGGAGCAGGTCACCCACTCCCTGGTCTACAACTACAACGACCGTCGCAAGAACAAGGGCAACTTCCGCAAGCTCTGGATCCAGCGCATCAACGCTGCTTCCCGCGCGAACGGCATGACCTACAACCGCTTCATCCAGGGTCTTGGCCTGGCTGGCATCGAGGTCGACCGCAAGATCCTTGCTGACCTCGCCGTCAACGACGCCCCCGCGTTCGTCGCTCTGGTCGAGGCTGCCAAGGCTGCCCTCCCGGCCGACGTCAACGCCCCCAAGGCTTCCTGA
- the infC gene encoding translation initiation factor IF-3 → MRINERIRVPEVRLVGPNGETVGIVPTDQALKLAQEADLDLVEIAPQGRPPVCKLMDYGKFKYENAQKARDARRNQTNVIIKEMKLRPKIDSHDYETKKGHVVRFLKAGDKVKITIMFRGREQHRPELGFRLLQKLAEDVQELGFVESSPKQDGRNMTMVLGPHKKKADAKVDVQAEKDAKVAEREAAAEIERAGRAPKEGQLVAQKKERKRSENLDPEIEA, encoded by the coding sequence TTGCGCATCAACGAGCGGATCCGGGTTCCCGAGGTTCGGCTCGTCGGTCCCAACGGCGAGACGGTCGGCATCGTTCCGACCGACCAGGCACTGAAGCTGGCCCAGGAGGCCGACCTCGACCTGGTCGAGATCGCGCCCCAGGGCCGCCCGCCCGTCTGCAAGCTCATGGACTACGGGAAGTTCAAGTACGAGAACGCCCAGAAGGCCCGTGACGCGCGACGGAACCAGACGAACGTCATCATCAAGGAGATGAAGCTTCGTCCGAAGATCGACTCGCACGACTACGAGACGAAGAAGGGCCACGTCGTCCGCTTCCTCAAGGCCGGCGACAAGGTCAAGATCACGATCATGTTCCGCGGTCGTGAGCAGCACCGCCCCGAGCTCGGCTTCCGCCTGCTGCAGAAGCTGGCCGAGGACGTGCAGGAGCTCGGCTTCGTGGAGTCGTCCCCCAAGCAGGACGGTCGCAACATGACCATGGTGCTCGGCCCGCACAAGAAGAAGGCCGACGCCAAGGTCGACGTCCAGGCTGAGAAGGACGCCAAGGTCGCGGAGCGCGAGGCAGCTGCTGAGATCGAGCGCGCCGGACGCGCTCCGAAGGAAGGCCAGCTCGTCGCCCAGAAGAAGGAGCGCAAGCGCTCCGAGAACCTGGACCCCGAGATCGAGGCCTGA
- a CDS encoding DUF4031 domain-containing protein yields MILIDEARVPGYGTTWAHLASDTSLDELHAFARRLQIPERGFDRDHYDVPAEHHQRMLDAGAVQVSSRELVVRLRAAGLRRPKPLHLSAQLSPDA; encoded by the coding sequence GTGATCCTCATCGACGAGGCGAGGGTCCCCGGGTACGGCACCACGTGGGCCCATCTGGCCAGCGACACCTCCCTGGACGAACTCCACGCCTTCGCGCGTCGTCTCCAGATCCCTGAGCGTGGCTTCGACCGCGACCACTACGACGTTCCCGCCGAGCACCACCAGCGGATGCTCGACGCCGGGGCGGTGCAGGTCTCCTCGCGCGAACTCGTCGTCCGACTCAGGGCTGCTGGTCTGCGTCGACCCAAGCCCCTGCACCTGAGTGCACAGCTGTCTCCAGACGCCTGA